The window GCGATCGCCTCCGGCTCCTCCGGCTGCTGGTCAACTTTGTTCATGCCCAGGATAACTGGGCCGCTGGTGTGGGCTAGCAGTTCGGCGACAAATTGGTCGCCCCGCCCCGCGTCTACGCTGCCATCGACCACAAACAGGGTGGTATCCACCGAGTCGATAGCCATGCGGGCGTTTTTGACCAAAATTTTGCCCAGCTCATGGTGGGGCTTGTGGATGCCGGGGGTATCGACAAAAATAATTTGGGCTTGGTCGTTAGAGAGAATTCCTCGCAGGCGGTTGCGAGTGGTTTGGGCAGTGGGGGAAGTGATGGCTACTTTTTGCCCCACCAAAGCATTCATCAACGTCGATTTGCCCACGTTGGGCCGGCCCACAATGCCCACAAATCCAGACTTAAACCCCTCCGGCGGGGTGGGGATAGCGTTGTAGCCAATCGGGTCAAAGGTGTCGACCATGCTAATAGCCTGTGACATGGACGATCACCTCGCGGCTTGATCCCCGCGCCCGGTGTTCCCACAGGTAGAGGCCCTGCCAAGTGCCTAGGCCCAGTCGTCCCTGCACAACCGGAATAGTTTCGCTGGTGTGGGTGAGCACCGTGCGAATGTGAGCCGGCATGTCGTCAGGGCCTTCGGTGCTGTGGATGTAGTGATTGCCCTCAGGCACCAGCTTGGCCAAGAAATTCTCTAGATCCACCAGCACGTCGGGGTCGGCGTTTTCTTGAATGATCAGGCTGGCAGAGGTGTGGCGCAGAAACACCGTACACAGCCCAGTCTCGATCCCCGAGGCGCGCACCACCTGCTCAACCTCAGCAGTGAACCGCTGGAGCGATTTGCCCCGCGATCGCAGGGTCAGCACCTGCTGGTGGTGGCGAGTGGTGGCGGTAGAAGATGTCATCGGGCAAGTTACCAGAATAGACCGTTATCTATTCTGGCAGAATTAAACACCCTCGGGAAACTTTGTTCCTTCGCCCTGCGGCTCTCCACTCTAAATCACTCCACACACAGGGGCACGAGGCGGCCCTGGGCGGTCAGCCCTAGCCGCATGGGCTGGTTGGCGAGAATGGGATTGCCAGTTAGGGCACACACCTGTTCACGCTCAGCTACCGCCCCAAAGCTGGCGCAGATGTCCTCGGGCTGTACCTGGGTTACACCTTCGCTAGGACCTTGCTCCACATACTGCCAAAGAATGTCGCGAATCAACGCCTGATATCCCCGGTTACCGGCCAGGGCTTTGAGTTTTTCCTTCAGCGATCGCTCTAGGCGAATGCTGGTAACTTCCATATCAGTGGTCGATACGCGAGTTAGGGTTGGCATTAGCGGGCACACCTCCAAGGGAAACATAAAAGA is drawn from Leptolyngbya subtilissima AS-A7 and contains these coding sequences:
- a CDS encoding secondary thiamine-phosphate synthase enzyme YjbQ, translating into MTSSTATTRHHQQVLTLRSRGKSLQRFTAEVEQVVRASGIETGLCTVFLRHTSASLIIQENADPDVLVDLENFLAKLVPEGNHYIHSTEGPDDMPAHIRTVLTHTSETIPVVQGRLGLGTWQGLYLWEHRARGSSREVIVHVTGY